One Glycine max cultivar Williams 82 chromosome 4, Glycine_max_v4.0, whole genome shotgun sequence DNA segment encodes these proteins:
- the LOC100500575 gene encoding uncharacterized protein LOC100500575 (The RefSeq protein has 1 substitution compared to this genomic sequence), with product MNSKGKMAMHMQAPTISLNTARSPSSLAPAANAGLRPHLNPLALKSSFFSGSLNLLLHPMQQYLTSGAPRISMRVASKQAYICRDCGYIYNDRIPFEKLPDKFFCPVCGAPKRRFRPYAPTVARNANDKDVRKARKSEIKKEEAIGNALPIAAAVGIAVLAGIYFYLNNKF from the exons AGGAATAGCAAAGGGAAAATGGCCATGCATATGCAAGCACCCACAATCAGTCTTAACACTGCAAGGTCCCCATCTTCATTAGCTCCAGCTGCCAATGCTGGCCTGCGACCACACCTCAACCCTTTGGCTTTAAAGTCATCTTTCTTCTCTGGTTCCCTTAACCTCTTACTTCATCCAATGCAACAGTATCTTACTTCTGGAGCTCCCAGGATTTCCATGCGTGTGGCCTCCAAGCAAGCCTATATCTGTCGTGATTGCGG GTATATTTACAACGACAGGATCCCCTTTGAGAAATTGCCTGATAAATTCTTCTgtcctg TTTGTGGTGCTCCAAAACGAAGGTTTAGGCCCTACGCTCCAACTGttgcaagaaatgcaaatgaTAAAGATGTTAGAAAGGCACGAAAATCCGAAATCAAGAAAGAAGAAGCAATTGG GAACGCACTTCCTATTGCAGCTGCCGTGGGAATTGCAGTGCTTGCGGGAATATACTTCTATCTGAACAACAAATTTTAG
- the LOC100800615 gene encoding chromophore lyase CRL, chloroplastic isoform X2, which yields MGTGDSDSESNGWNRARGLALKTLLLIGGALLVKRLRKSTTRWDHAHFVSNSLTGEKYSKEQASRDPDNYFNIRMLTCPAAELVDGSKVLYFEQAFWRTPQKPFRQRLFMVKPCPKELKCDVELSTYAIRDMEEYKNFCDRPRDQRPQPEEVIGDIAEHLTTVHLKRCPRGKRCLYEGSTPPGGFPNSWNGATYCTSELAILKNNEIHTWDRGYDDGGNQVWGQKEGPYEFKPAPTSSFNDMFSPLNFPPPPSMERRIEGSFVLQE from the exons ATGGGTACCGGGGATTCGGATTCGGAATCGAATGGATGGAACCGTGCTCGTGGGTTGGCGCTTAAGACTCTGCTACTAATTGGTGGCGCACTTCTCGTTAAGCGCCTCCGCAAGTCCACCACGCGTTGGGACCACGCTCATTTCGTCTCCAACTCCCTCACCGGCGAAAAG TATTCCAAGGAGCAAGCTTCCAGAGACCCGGATAACTATTTCAACATTAG AATGCTTACATGCCCCGCAGCGGAGCTAGTGGATGGTTCCAAGGTCTTGTATTTTGAACAG GCTTTTTGGAGGACTCCACAAAAACCCTTTCGGCAG aggctTTTTATGGTGAAACCTTGTCCTAAAGAGTTGAAATGTGATGTTGAG TTAAGTACATATGCCATTAGAGACATGGAGGAGTACAAAAATTTCTGTGATCGACCAAGGGATCAGCGTCCACAGCCGGAAGAAGTCATTGGA GATATTGCTGAACATTTGACAACAGTACATCTTAAGCGTTGTCCACGTGGAAAACGTTGCTTATATGAAGGTTCAACCCCACCTGGTGGATTTCCTAATTCATGG AATGGGGCAACCTACTGTACTTCAGAGCTTGCGATTTTAAAGAACAATGAGATACATACCTGGGACAGGGGTTATGATGATGGTGGAAATCAA GTTTGGGGGCAAAAAGAAGGCCCTTACGAGTTCAAGCCTGCACCAACCTCCAGTTTTAATGATATGTTTTCTCCTTTGAATTTCCCCCCTCCACCATCCATGGAGAGAAGAATAGAGGGTTCATTTGTTTTGCAAGAATGA
- the LOC100800615 gene encoding chromophore lyase CRL, chloroplastic isoform X1, protein MGTGDSDSESNGWNRARGLALKTLLLIGGALLVKRLRKSTTRWDHAHFVSNSLTGEKYSKEQASRDPDNYFNIRMLTCPAAELVDGSKVLYFEQAFWRTPQKPFRQRLFMVKPCPKELKCDVELSTYAIRDMEEYKNFCDRPRDQRPQPEEVIGDIAEHLTTVHLKRCPRGKRCLYEGSTPPGGFPNSWQNGATYCTSELAILKNNEIHTWDRGYDDGGNQVWGQKEGPYEFKPAPTSSFNDMFSPLNFPPPPSMERRIEGSFVLQE, encoded by the exons ATGGGTACCGGGGATTCGGATTCGGAATCGAATGGATGGAACCGTGCTCGTGGGTTGGCGCTTAAGACTCTGCTACTAATTGGTGGCGCACTTCTCGTTAAGCGCCTCCGCAAGTCCACCACGCGTTGGGACCACGCTCATTTCGTCTCCAACTCCCTCACCGGCGAAAAG TATTCCAAGGAGCAAGCTTCCAGAGACCCGGATAACTATTTCAACATTAG AATGCTTACATGCCCCGCAGCGGAGCTAGTGGATGGTTCCAAGGTCTTGTATTTTGAACAG GCTTTTTGGAGGACTCCACAAAAACCCTTTCGGCAG aggctTTTTATGGTGAAACCTTGTCCTAAAGAGTTGAAATGTGATGTTGAG TTAAGTACATATGCCATTAGAGACATGGAGGAGTACAAAAATTTCTGTGATCGACCAAGGGATCAGCGTCCACAGCCGGAAGAAGTCATTGGA GATATTGCTGAACATTTGACAACAGTACATCTTAAGCGTTGTCCACGTGGAAAACGTTGCTTATATGAAGGTTCAACCCCACCTGGTGGATTTCCTAATTCATGG CAGAATGGGGCAACCTACTGTACTTCAGAGCTTGCGATTTTAAAGAACAATGAGATACATACCTGGGACAGGGGTTATGATGATGGTGGAAATCAA GTTTGGGGGCAAAAAGAAGGCCCTTACGAGTTCAAGCCTGCACCAACCTCCAGTTTTAATGATATGTTTTCTCCTTTGAATTTCCCCCCTCCACCATCCATGGAGAGAAGAATAGAGGGTTCATTTGTTTTGCAAGAATGA
- the LOC100306534 gene encoding uncharacterized protein LOC100306534 precursor (The RefSeq protein has 3 substitutions compared to this genomic sequence) — MASAREQMYLMAILLIFSPSKLTLSNAGAVTGQPIPPEWPHQFHAFMFMNESGILQKLDLWYDWPNGRNFNIIRNQLDHVVSYDLEWTNGTSFVYTLDPSDPTCKVVDFGVGILRPNWLDGATYLGQQHVDNFLCNVWAKVDFIVYYEEVLTRRPVRRDFSSGYTGHVMTFEVGAVLEDANWQAPVYCFDGNEKEKNIPILGSAVRGGSLGSLMREIPTGETM; from the exons ATGGCATCTGCAAGAGAACAAATGTATTTGATGGCAATCCTCCTTATATTCTCCCCTTCAAAATTAACGTTATCAAATGCTGGTGCAGTAACAGGGCAACCAATTCCACCTGAGTGGCCGCACCAGTTCCACGCGTTTATGTTCATGAACGAAAGCGGAATTCTTCAGAAACTGGACTTGTGGTACGACTGGCCCAACGGCCGAAACTTCAACATCATTCAGAATCAGCTGGACCACGTCGTCTCCTACGACCTCGAATGGACCAACGGCACCTCCTTCGTCTACACCCTCGACCCTTCCGACCCGACATGCAAAGTTGTGGACTTTGGAGTGGGTATTCTCCGACCCAATTGGCTCGACGGTGCAACCTATTTGGGTCAGCAACACGTTGATAACTTCCTCTGCAACGTTTGGGCGAAGGTTGATTTCATTGTCTACTACGAGGAGGTCCTCACTCGTAGGCCTGTTAGGTGGGACTTCTCCTCAG GATACACTGGTCACGTGATGACATTTGAGGTTGGTGCAGTGCTTGAGGATGCAAATTGGCAGGCTCCAGTGTATTGTTTTGATGAGAATGAGAAGGAAAAGAATATCCCCATTTTGGGATCTGCTGTTCGTGGTGGTTCTCTTGGGAGTTTGATGAGAGAGATACCCACTGGGGAAactatgtaa
- the LOC100527478 gene encoding Succinate dehydrogenase assembly factor 2, mitochondrial-like (The RefSeq protein has 1 substitution compared to this genomic sequence) — protein MVMGSFRNAAINVVRVINSNKATIAASTNPLHTLRFTPFSSHTQNQTLEIDLSNEESKRRLFNQLLYRSKQRGFLELDLVLGKWVEDNIHSLDEIRIKALIHVLDLENPDLWKWISGQEQPPESVSTNPVFAAVRERVMKNLDNHPAPEVRATPGQPWVRGWDDIKKGQDGPVSGNQ, from the exons ATGGTAATGGGGAGTTTCAGAAACGCTGCAATCAACGTCGTCAGAGTGATCAATTCCAACAAAGCCACCATCGCTGCTTCCACAAACCCCCTTCACACTCTCAG GTTTACCCCTTTCTCGTCCCACACTCAAAATCAAACCCTGGAAATCGATTTATCTAACGAAGAAAGCAAAAGACGCTTGTTTAACCA GCTATTATATAGAAGCAAACAGCGAGGGTTCCTGGAACTGGATTTGGTCCTCGGAAAATGGGTTGAGGACAACATTCACTCCTTGGATGAAATTCGGATTAAGGCCCTCATTCATGTTCTCGACCTG GAGAATCCAGATTTATGGAAGTGGATATCTGGACAGGAACAACCCCCAGAATCAGTCAGCACAAACCCg GTCTTTGCTGCAGTGCGGGAAAGAGTTATGAAAAACCTTGATAATCATTCTGCTCCTGAAGTAAGAGCAACGCCTGGCCAACCATGGGTAAGAGGCTGGGATGATATCAAGAAAGGACAAGATGGCCCTGTTTCTGGAAATCAGTAG
- the LOC100801160 gene encoding (+)-neomenthol dehydrogenase, which produces MGHKEKSKDRKEKRLQQISLLRTIPYSDHQRWWSKETVAVVTGGNRGIGFEICRQLAGHGVTVVLTSRDESVGVESAKFLQEGGLTEVACNQLDILDPSSINQFAHWLKENYGGLDILVNNAGVNFNQGSENNVENARNVIDTNYYGTKSMIEAMIPLMKPSAAGARIVNVSSRLGRLNGKRNRVENDALREQLSDDESLTEELIDGMISNFLQQVEDGSWRSEGWPHSFTDYSVSKLAVNAYTRFLARKFSERPEGEKIYINCYCPGWVKTALTGYSGSVTIEQGADTAVWIALVPDQAITGKFFAERREINF; this is translated from the exons ATGGGGcacaaagaaaaatcaaaggaccgaaaagaaaagagattgcAACAGATTTCTCTTTTGAGAACCATTCCTTATTCTGATCACCAGAG GTGGTGGTCCAAGGAAACTGTTGCTGTGGTTACAGGTGGAAACAGAGGAATTGGGTTTGAGATATGTAGGCAACTTGCTGGTCATGGAGTGACTGTTGTACTGACTTCAAGAGATGAAAGTGTTGGTGTTGAATCAGCTAAGTTCTTGCAAGAAGGTGGCCTCACAGAGGTGGCTTGTAATCAACTTGACATATTGGATCCTTCATCCATCAACCAATTTGCTCACTGGTTGAAGGAAAATTATGGTGGTTTAGACATTCTG GTAAATAACGCTGGTGTTAATTTCAATCAAGGGTCCGAAAACAATGTTGAAAATGCTCGCAACGTTATTGATACAAATTATTATGGCACCAAGAGCATGATTGAAGCTATGATTCCATTGATGAAGCCATCCGCTGCTGGTGCTCGTATTGTAAATGTGAGCTCACGTTTAGGTCGATTAAATGGGAAACGAAAT AGAGTAGAAAATGATGCTTTGAGGGAGCAACTAAGTGACGATGAATCCCTTACAGAGGAGCTTATTGATGGAATGATATCTAATTTTCTACAACAAGTAGAAGATGGAAGTTGGAGATCAGAAGGGTGGCCTCATAGTTTCACTGATTACTCGGTGTCAAAACTTGCGGTTAATGCCTATACAAGGTTTTTGGCAAGGAAGTTTTCTGAAAGGCCAGAGGGTGAAAAGATTTACATTAATTGTTATTGCCCTGGTTGGGTGAAAACTGCTCTAACAGGTTATTCAGGAAGTGTCACAATTGAGCAAGGGGCTGATACTGCCGTGTGGATTGCCCTTGTTCCTGATCAAGCAATTACTGGGAAATTTTTTGCAGAAAGAAGGGAGATTAACTTTTAA
- the LOC100801703 gene encoding calcium-dependent mitochondrial ATP-magnesium/phosphate carrier protein 3 isoform X1: MDHVLVALGETKEEREVRIRSLFNFFDAANNGYLDYAQIEAGLSALQIPPEYKYARELCEVCDANSDGRVEYHEFRRYMDDKELELYRIFQAIDVEHDGTILPEELYEALLKAGIEMNDEELAHFVEHVDKDNNGIITFEEWRDFLLLYPHEATIENIYHHWERVCLVDIGEQAVIPEGISKHANRSKYFLAGGIAGGISRTATAPLDRLKVVLQVQSERASIMPAVTRIWKQDGLLGFFRGNGLNVVKVAPESAIKFYAFEMLKKVIGEAQGNKSDIGTAGRLVAGGTAGAIAQAAIYPMDLIKTRLQTCPSEGGKVPKLGTLTMNIWFQEGPRAFYRGLVPSLLGMIPYAAIDLTAYDTLKDMSKRYILQDSEPGPLVQLGCGTISGAVGATCVYPLQVIRTRLQAQPSNTSDAYKGMFDAFRRTFQLEGFIGFYKGLFPNLLKVVPAASITYVVYESLKKNLDLD; the protein is encoded by the exons ATGGATCACGTGCTGGTGGCGCTGGGGGAGACGAAGGAGGAGAGGGAGGTTCGTATTCGGAGCCTGTTCAACTTCTTCGACGCCGCCAACAACGGTTACTTGGACTACGCTCAGATAGAGGCGGGGCTATCGGCGCTGCAGATTCCGCCGGAGTACAAGTACGCCAGGGAACTCTGCGAGGTTTGCGACGCCAATAGCGACGGCAGAGTCGAGTACCACGAGTTTCGCCGCTACATGGACGACAAGGAGTTGGAGCTTTACCGCATCTTCCAAGCCATTGATGTTGAACACGACGGCACCATTCTCCCTGAAGAGCTCTACGAAGCTCTACTCAAAGCTG GTATTGAAATGAATGACGAGGAGCTGGCTCACTTTGTGGAGCATGTTGATAAGGATAATAATGGAATTATCACTTTTGAAGAATGGAGagattttcttctactttatcCTCATGAAGCAactattgaaaatatatatcatcATTGGGAGAGGGTGTGCCTTGTTGACATTGGAGAGCAAGCTGTCATTCCCGAAGGCATCAGCAAGCATGCAAACCGGAGCAAATATTTTCTTGCTGGTGGAATAGCAGGAGGTATTTCTCGTACAGCAACTGCTCCTCTTGATCGTCTGAAGGTGGTCTTACAAGTTCAAAGCGAACGTGCTTCTATCATGCCAGCAGTAACAAGGATATGGAAGCAAGATGGTCTGTTAGGATTTTTTCGAGGTAATGGATTGAATGTTGTGAAGGTAGCACCAGAAAGTGCCATcaaattttatgcttttgaaatgCTGAAAAAAGTAATTGGAGAGGCCCAAGGCAACAAGTCAGATATTGGTACTGCTGGGAGGCTTGTTGCAGGTGGTACGGCTGGTGCAATTGCACAGGCTGCTATCTATCCAATGGATCTCATTAAAACTAGGTTACAGACTTGTCCCTCTGAAGGTGGAAAGGTTCCTAAGCTGGGAACACTTACAATGAATATATGGTTTCAAGAGGGACCTCGAGCTTTCTACAGGGGGCTTGTTCCATCTCTGCTTGGCATGATTCCTTATGCAGCCATTGATCTCACTGCTTATGATACCTTGAAAGATATGTCCAAGAGATATATTCTTCAGGATAGTG AACCTGGTCCTCTAGTACAACTAGGATGTGGGACAATTTCTGGGGCTGTTGGAGCTACTTGTGTCTATCCATTGCAGGTTATTCGAACAAG ACTGCAGGCACAACCTTCCAACACTTCCGATGCTTACAAGGGAATGTTTGATGCCTTTCGGAGAACTTTTCAGCTTGAAGGCTTTATAGGTTTCTACAAGGGACTCTTTCCAAATCTCCTCAAAGTTGTGCCAGCTGCAAGCATTACTTATGTGGTCTACGAAAGTTTGAAGAAGAATCTGGATCTGGattag
- the LOC100801703 gene encoding calcium-dependent mitochondrial ATP-magnesium/phosphate carrier protein 3 isoform X2, whose product MDHVLVALGETKEEREVRIRSLFNFFDAANNGYLDYAQIEAGLSALQIPPEYKYARELCEVCDANSDGRVEYHEFRRYMDDKELELYRIFQAIDVEHDGTILPEELYEALLKAGIEMNDEELAHFVEHVDKDNNGIITFEEWRDFLLLYPHEATIENIYHHWERVCLVDIGEQAVIPEGISKHANRSKYFLAGGIAGGISRTATAPLDRLKVVLQVQSERASIMPAVTRIWKQDGLLGFFRGNGLNVVKVAPESAIKFYAFEMLKKVIGEAQGNKSDIGTAGRLVAGGTAGAIAQAAIYPMDLIKTRLQTCPSEGGKVPKLGTLTMNIWFQEGPRAFYRGLVPSLLGMIPYAAIDLTAYDTLKDMSKRYILQDSEPGPLVQLGCGTISGAVGATCVYPLQVIRTRYNAFSITVVSLFFPKEMME is encoded by the exons ATGGATCACGTGCTGGTGGCGCTGGGGGAGACGAAGGAGGAGAGGGAGGTTCGTATTCGGAGCCTGTTCAACTTCTTCGACGCCGCCAACAACGGTTACTTGGACTACGCTCAGATAGAGGCGGGGCTATCGGCGCTGCAGATTCCGCCGGAGTACAAGTACGCCAGGGAACTCTGCGAGGTTTGCGACGCCAATAGCGACGGCAGAGTCGAGTACCACGAGTTTCGCCGCTACATGGACGACAAGGAGTTGGAGCTTTACCGCATCTTCCAAGCCATTGATGTTGAACACGACGGCACCATTCTCCCTGAAGAGCTCTACGAAGCTCTACTCAAAGCTG GTATTGAAATGAATGACGAGGAGCTGGCTCACTTTGTGGAGCATGTTGATAAGGATAATAATGGAATTATCACTTTTGAAGAATGGAGagattttcttctactttatcCTCATGAAGCAactattgaaaatatatatcatcATTGGGAGAGGGTGTGCCTTGTTGACATTGGAGAGCAAGCTGTCATTCCCGAAGGCATCAGCAAGCATGCAAACCGGAGCAAATATTTTCTTGCTGGTGGAATAGCAGGAGGTATTTCTCGTACAGCAACTGCTCCTCTTGATCGTCTGAAGGTGGTCTTACAAGTTCAAAGCGAACGTGCTTCTATCATGCCAGCAGTAACAAGGATATGGAAGCAAGATGGTCTGTTAGGATTTTTTCGAGGTAATGGATTGAATGTTGTGAAGGTAGCACCAGAAAGTGCCATcaaattttatgcttttgaaatgCTGAAAAAAGTAATTGGAGAGGCCCAAGGCAACAAGTCAGATATTGGTACTGCTGGGAGGCTTGTTGCAGGTGGTACGGCTGGTGCAATTGCACAGGCTGCTATCTATCCAATGGATCTCATTAAAACTAGGTTACAGACTTGTCCCTCTGAAGGTGGAAAGGTTCCTAAGCTGGGAACACTTACAATGAATATATGGTTTCAAGAGGGACCTCGAGCTTTCTACAGGGGGCTTGTTCCATCTCTGCTTGGCATGATTCCTTATGCAGCCATTGATCTCACTGCTTATGATACCTTGAAAGATATGTCCAAGAGATATATTCTTCAGGATAGTG AACCTGGTCCTCTAGTACAACTAGGATGTGGGACAATTTCTGGGGCTGTTGGAGCTACTTGTGTCTATCCATTGCAGGTTATTCGAACAAGGTACAATGCTTTCAGTATTACTGTTGTTTCTCTGTTCTTCCCCAAAGAAATGATGGAGTGA
- the LOC100801703 gene encoding calcium-dependent mitochondrial ATP-magnesium/phosphate carrier protein 3 isoform X3, whose amino-acid sequence MFLFNAAGIEMNDEELAHFVEHVDKDNNGIITFEEWRDFLLLYPHEATIENIYHHWERVCLVDIGEQAVIPEGISKHANRSKYFLAGGIAGGISRTATAPLDRLKVVLQVQSERASIMPAVTRIWKQDGLLGFFRGNGLNVVKVAPESAIKFYAFEMLKKVIGEAQGNKSDIGTAGRLVAGGTAGAIAQAAIYPMDLIKTRLQTCPSEGGKVPKLGTLTMNIWFQEGPRAFYRGLVPSLLGMIPYAAIDLTAYDTLKDMSKRYILQDSEPGPLVQLGCGTISGAVGATCVYPLQVIRTRLQAQPSNTSDAYKGMFDAFRRTFQLEGFIGFYKGLFPNLLKVVPAASITYVVYESLKKNLDLD is encoded by the exons ATGTTCCT CTTCAATGCTGCAGGTATTGAAATGAATGACGAGGAGCTGGCTCACTTTGTGGAGCATGTTGATAAGGATAATAATGGAATTATCACTTTTGAAGAATGGAGagattttcttctactttatcCTCATGAAGCAactattgaaaatatatatcatcATTGGGAGAGGGTGTGCCTTGTTGACATTGGAGAGCAAGCTGTCATTCCCGAAGGCATCAGCAAGCATGCAAACCGGAGCAAATATTTTCTTGCTGGTGGAATAGCAGGAGGTATTTCTCGTACAGCAACTGCTCCTCTTGATCGTCTGAAGGTGGTCTTACAAGTTCAAAGCGAACGTGCTTCTATCATGCCAGCAGTAACAAGGATATGGAAGCAAGATGGTCTGTTAGGATTTTTTCGAGGTAATGGATTGAATGTTGTGAAGGTAGCACCAGAAAGTGCCATcaaattttatgcttttgaaatgCTGAAAAAAGTAATTGGAGAGGCCCAAGGCAACAAGTCAGATATTGGTACTGCTGGGAGGCTTGTTGCAGGTGGTACGGCTGGTGCAATTGCACAGGCTGCTATCTATCCAATGGATCTCATTAAAACTAGGTTACAGACTTGTCCCTCTGAAGGTGGAAAGGTTCCTAAGCTGGGAACACTTACAATGAATATATGGTTTCAAGAGGGACCTCGAGCTTTCTACAGGGGGCTTGTTCCATCTCTGCTTGGCATGATTCCTTATGCAGCCATTGATCTCACTGCTTATGATACCTTGAAAGATATGTCCAAGAGATATATTCTTCAGGATAGTG AACCTGGTCCTCTAGTACAACTAGGATGTGGGACAATTTCTGGGGCTGTTGGAGCTACTTGTGTCTATCCATTGCAGGTTATTCGAACAAG ACTGCAGGCACAACCTTCCAACACTTCCGATGCTTACAAGGGAATGTTTGATGCCTTTCGGAGAACTTTTCAGCTTGAAGGCTTTATAGGTTTCTACAAGGGACTCTTTCCAAATCTCCTCAAAGTTGTGCCAGCTGCAAGCATTACTTATGTGGTCTACGAAAGTTTGAAGAAGAATCTGGATCTGGattag
- the LOC100801703 gene encoding calcium-dependent mitochondrial ATP-magnesium/phosphate carrier protein 3 isoform X4, giving the protein MNDEELAHFVEHVDKDNNGIITFEEWRDFLLLYPHEATIENIYHHWERVCLVDIGEQAVIPEGISKHANRSKYFLAGGIAGGISRTATAPLDRLKVVLQVQSERASIMPAVTRIWKQDGLLGFFRGNGLNVVKVAPESAIKFYAFEMLKKVIGEAQGNKSDIGTAGRLVAGGTAGAIAQAAIYPMDLIKTRLQTCPSEGGKVPKLGTLTMNIWFQEGPRAFYRGLVPSLLGMIPYAAIDLTAYDTLKDMSKRYILQDSEPGPLVQLGCGTISGAVGATCVYPLQVIRTRLQAQPSNTSDAYKGMFDAFRRTFQLEGFIGFYKGLFPNLLKVVPAASITYVVYESLKKNLDLD; this is encoded by the exons ATGAATGACGAGGAGCTGGCTCACTTTGTGGAGCATGTTGATAAGGATAATAATGGAATTATCACTTTTGAAGAATGGAGagattttcttctactttatcCTCATGAAGCAactattgaaaatatatatcatcATTGGGAGAGGGTGTGCCTTGTTGACATTGGAGAGCAAGCTGTCATTCCCGAAGGCATCAGCAAGCATGCAAACCGGAGCAAATATTTTCTTGCTGGTGGAATAGCAGGAGGTATTTCTCGTACAGCAACTGCTCCTCTTGATCGTCTGAAGGTGGTCTTACAAGTTCAAAGCGAACGTGCTTCTATCATGCCAGCAGTAACAAGGATATGGAAGCAAGATGGTCTGTTAGGATTTTTTCGAGGTAATGGATTGAATGTTGTGAAGGTAGCACCAGAAAGTGCCATcaaattttatgcttttgaaatgCTGAAAAAAGTAATTGGAGAGGCCCAAGGCAACAAGTCAGATATTGGTACTGCTGGGAGGCTTGTTGCAGGTGGTACGGCTGGTGCAATTGCACAGGCTGCTATCTATCCAATGGATCTCATTAAAACTAGGTTACAGACTTGTCCCTCTGAAGGTGGAAAGGTTCCTAAGCTGGGAACACTTACAATGAATATATGGTTTCAAGAGGGACCTCGAGCTTTCTACAGGGGGCTTGTTCCATCTCTGCTTGGCATGATTCCTTATGCAGCCATTGATCTCACTGCTTATGATACCTTGAAAGATATGTCCAAGAGATATATTCTTCAGGATAGTG AACCTGGTCCTCTAGTACAACTAGGATGTGGGACAATTTCTGGGGCTGTTGGAGCTACTTGTGTCTATCCATTGCAGGTTATTCGAACAAG ACTGCAGGCACAACCTTCCAACACTTCCGATGCTTACAAGGGAATGTTTGATGCCTTTCGGAGAACTTTTCAGCTTGAAGGCTTTATAGGTTTCTACAAGGGACTCTTTCCAAATCTCCTCAAAGTTGTGCCAGCTGCAAGCATTACTTATGTGGTCTACGAAAGTTTGAAGAAGAATCTGGATCTGGattag